A genomic region of Aeropyrum pernix K1 contains the following coding sequences:
- a CDS encoding tRNA (pseudouridine-N1)-methyltransferase, which yields MSLYVVISPTGRTDGNIPARGYAGPSGRLDVIARAYNAILEPNATLAALLMGGPLPPRLLIAPLSCKDIVRSERSFMIEASRALRGRRSCFTVNDEGVEALASLLRRFKPRILLAEKGGDISSHWGEMCSSSPTFIAGSHLDPPHGLIKHLERSLGGFLRVSVGPLSLHTDHVFLLVSALRLPMHATSIEHH from the coding sequence ATGAGCTTGTACGTAGTGATATCGCCTACAGGCCGGACAGACGGGAATATACCTGCTAGGGGGTATGCAGGCCCCAGTGGTAGGTTAGACGTCATAGCCAGGGCTTACAATGCAATACTGGAGCCGAATGCAACGCTAGCTGCACTTCTCATGGGCGGCCCCCTCCCGCCTAGGCTTCTAATAGCCCCCTTGTCATGCAAAGATATTGTTAGGAGCGAACGTTCCTTCATGATAGAGGCTTCAAGGGCTCTACGCGGTAGGCGTTCTTGCTTCACTGTTAATGATGAGGGTGTTGAAGCTCTAGCATCGCTCTTGAGGAGGTTTAAACCTCGCATACTACTGGCCGAAAAAGGTGGAGACATATCGTCACATTGGGGTGAGATGTGCAGCAGCAGCCCCACTTTTATAGCAGGATCCCACCTAGACCCTCCTCACGGCTTGATAAAACATCTAGAGCGCAGCCTTGGAGGTTTTTTGAGGGTTTCAGTAGGCCCCTTGAGCTTGCATACGGATCATGTGTTCCTTCTTGTTTCTGCCCTTCGCCTCCCAATGCACGCTACTTCGATAGAGCATCATTAA
- a CDS encoding SCO family protein, with protein sequence MGSGELNSILEAIGPFKWAVLVSLLVVVSGLSIGLYTAVTGLYPKADVAGGEYATVYSVGQRLFPVTIPSTQGTVSVPIEGKVNIIVPQYVRCPDICHYETLIMKSLMIKLFQENSLDDVVFVTVEVDPWRGSLEEADMYIKESTASLGFTPPWIWVGGNMEPLETLYKQLGLSVQLDSSTGLIVHTAGFYIVDRNGILLYYVKVEDEGWKNPGKVADVLEYVVNDALSK encoded by the coding sequence TTGGGGTCAGGAGAGCTGAACTCTATTCTGGAGGCCATAGGCCCTTTCAAATGGGCTGTGCTCGTATCGCTACTAGTAGTGGTTTCCGGCTTATCCATAGGCTTATATACAGCAGTAACTGGGCTGTATCCTAAGGCTGACGTGGCGGGGGGCGAATACGCTACTGTCTATAGCGTCGGCCAACGCCTGTTTCCCGTCACTATACCCAGCACCCAAGGCACGGTCTCGGTTCCCATAGAAGGCAAAGTAAACATAATAGTGCCACAGTATGTGAGGTGCCCAGACATATGTCATTACGAGACTCTCATAATGAAATCTCTAATGATAAAGCTGTTCCAGGAAAACTCTCTCGATGACGTTGTTTTTGTGACTGTAGAGGTTGACCCGTGGAGAGGGTCCTTGGAGGAGGCTGACATGTACATCAAGGAGTCCACAGCATCGCTAGGCTTCACACCTCCCTGGATATGGGTTGGAGGCAACATGGAGCCGCTTGAGACTCTGTATAAACAGCTCGGGCTGAGCGTCCAGCTTGACAGTAGCACGGGCCTCATAGTTCATACGGCCGGATTCTACATAGTCGATAGAAACGGCATCCTGCTCTACTATGTAAAGGTAGAAGATGAGGGTTGGAAGAACCCGGGTAAGGTGGCCGATGTACTTGAATACGTGGTTAATGATGCTCTATCGAAGTAG
- a CDS encoding cytochrome C oxidase subunit IV family protein produces MASGGGFEDLAREAAKYFGVWIVLVASAVAEVYLVLEGIARNPFVFVLAVALFQSSLIALFFQHLRDEPIIIRGITVSGAVLIAILIISAVTSVLTCTPYFPG; encoded by the coding sequence GTGGCATCGGGAGGAGGATTTGAGGACCTCGCGAGGGAGGCTGCTAAATACTTCGGCGTCTGGATCGTGCTGGTTGCTAGCGCCGTCGCAGAAGTCTATCTAGTGCTGGAAGGTATAGCCAGGAATCCCTTCGTCTTCGTACTGGCTGTGGCCCTCTTCCAGTCGTCGCTAATAGCCCTGTTCTTCCAGCATCTAAGAGACGAGCCCATAATAATCAGGGGGATAACAGTATCCGGCGCTGTGCTAATAGCAATACTAATCATATCAGCTGTGACGAGCGTCCTGACGTGCACGCCATACTTCCCAGGCTAG